GCCAACACACACACATAAGTTATACATATGTTAAATTATGTACTTGATTTTTTTTTCAAGTGTAGAAAAAAACTGGTAACAATGTCTGCATTGCTAAAAACCATAGAGATCAGACATTTCAGCACAACAAATCAACAATGCGTCAATACCCAATACTAATGTTATTGTAGGTTTCTTAACTCAAAACCCTTTAATTCAAAGAAACAAAAATAGTCCTTCCATGTCCCTACAAGCCAAGAAGAAGCTCCACCATAAAGAGCTCATTCTCAAATCTAAGACTTGATGTTACAGCAAGATTCAGACCATCAACCATTCCACCAAACACATACACATACCGTCCCGAACCATCAGCGCATGCGCGATGAAACGACCGCCCTTTGGGTCTGTAAGACACCCCATCAAGCCTCTTCCACGCCTTCGAACCGTTTAAACAAACCGCTCCTCCATCCACCTGCAGACCCTTAGAAGGAATGGTCTTGACATCCAACGCCCAAAAATCATCCTTCTTGTGCCTAAACGTATCTTCACCTCCGTAAATAAGAATCCGACCGCCCAATATGAGTGTGGCCGAGTGACCAACCCTTGGCAACGAAGCGCTCTCCTCCAAGTCTTGAAAGTCGTAGAAGATCTGTATCCATCGCTCGCACTGCTCTTGAGTATCCAACAGCCAAACATCGTTAAGCACATCGTAACCCAACCCTCTTCCTCCGAAGAGAACCACTTGGTTCTCCCTTATGTAAGTCAGAGTATGCCCCGACCGTGGGGGTAACAAGGCGTTAGACACGACCTCGTGCCACGTCCCCGAGTTTAGATCCTCGGAGAGTTCAAGAATCCACGTGTCCCCCAGTCTCACTCCGCTCAAACCGATCCCTCCTTGCACGACCATCGTCTTCTCTGAGATACAAGAAGCGGCATGAGCGCCTCGAGGAGGCGGCTTGGGAGCTCCCACAACGGTTAGCAGCTTCCATAAGAGTTGCTTCCCGTGGCAGCCCACTCGACCTATCCACGTGTCGTTCAGCCGCTCTCCACGGTCGTTTATCCCTCCGAACAAGACCAGCGAGTCTCCTATGACGACGCAAGTGTGTCCGAATCTCCCACCGGGTGTTACTGAATCAGCTTTCTTCCACCTCAACGTCTTCTGATTGGTCTCTCCGACGTAAGCCGTCCACGTGTCATCAAGATGACGTCCTGTAAAAACACAAGAAAACATGAAACAAGCAAGCACTAGAGAGTTCACTGATTCAACAAAAGGAGAGAGCTTTGACACCTCCTTCACGGCCACCACCGAAGAGGACGAGATAATCAGTAACGAAGTTGAGAGAGTGAGAAGCTCTCGGGAGAGGTAGCAACGAAGAAGACTCCTCCTCATCATCGTCTAGGTCCGAGATTCTGTGGCAAGAGACGGAATCGAGCTTGCAGACTCTCTTAAACAGAACCATCCACGGTAATAACAACCCCGATGACTTTACTGATTCGGCCGATGATGGGCCCCACTCTCGCCGCCATAAGGACTCCCAGAGGCTGTCGGAGCAGGCGAGGTTGCGGAACCTCTTGCAGGTGGCTGAGAAAGAGAGGATTGAATCCACGGGGAGGAGGAGGAGGACGGTGAAGAGATGGTCGTCGGCTAAGTTCATTATCGGCGCCGGAGGAGATTGGTGGCCTCTGCCGGAGGAGGTGGAAGCGATCTCCGCCATCGGTGGGGTGATGATGTCTTGAAGAAGAAGAGGAGGTTTACTGAATCAACCGATGAAGAAGGACAGAAGAGAGTAAGACGAAGAAGAAGGAGGAAGAAGATTAGAGATCTCTTCTTCTCTCGTGTCACGGAGCCGACAAGAGGGACTGTAAAAAAAAACACTAAAAACCAATCTTTTCCTATTTTGACAAAAGTCATGTAAAGTGCTGTAATGACAAATAAATAATTGAGGCTTTGTACGTTTGGGTATATGTATGTGCTCGAATTTGAATTTGAGTATTTTTTACCAAATCTCCCCTTATTGTATTTGATATTTACAAAAGTTCTTATAAATCCAAGGTTATTGGACTTATCATTTATATAAATCCTACTAAAAATCTCCCCTTATTGAAAAAAGGGATTTCATCGATAGTTTTTATCAAAAGTTATCATGGATTATCTGAAAAAAAAACATTTGTAGTTAAAATTTGATTAAAGGAAAAATACCACCTATAGAGATGGTATTTCAAGATATATAAACAAGGATTTCATCCTCTTCGTATGAAACAAAAAAAAAAGGGATCGAATCAGTTGGAAAAATGAGAAATGAATTCGTCTATGATAGATTTTTGCTAAATGCATTTACTTGCGTTTCATGGATTCAGTTTATGTAGTTATTAGTTTTGTGTGTTTTAGTGGAGCAGATCGGCGAATTGCTTAAATCAGACAAGTGGAGGGCTTTCTTTGATGGCGATAGAAGAGTTTCTCACAGATTAATTTTCTTAGGTGGTATGTTTACTTCAATAAACGTTTTAACGAAATCATCAAACAATGCACATCAATGACCTGCAAGCTCCCAAATTTCTTTGATACTGGCTAAAGTTGTTGTAAACTGCAGGAAATTGCAGGCCACATCTTCTTCATCTCTGTTTTTGTGTTCTTGTTCAAGAATAAGAGAACAAGTTTTTGGACTTGGGAAACTTAGAGCGAAGTAGATGGAAAAAAACTGATTTCATATTGTACTACATAATTATACAAGAAAACATACCATTTAGCAATTGGTCGCACTTTTGCGCACAAATCATCACCATGTAGTATGTTTGATGGCTTTAGATCTCTATGGAAACTCTGATTAGTAAGCATGTGCATACTCAACACCTCGAGCTACATCTAATGCCTATTGTTGTAAAACATGCTCCCCTCCCCCTCGATTAGTGACATATGCTAAGCTGTAATTTGGCTTTCTTACACCTTATAACTGTAGCGTGCAAATCTCGTGTGTTAGTTTTTTTTAAAAATAAAATATTTTATTTTATTTCTGAAACTCCTAAAATCCTTACTAACTCCTAAAACTTTGGTCAAATCCCTTTTTGAGCATTTTTTTATTGGGATTTTAGATTTTTAATTTAGCCTGTTAAATTCTAATCGGGGTTTATTTATATACATGTTAAGATCGTTTTTTATTATAGTATACTTTGAATTCATATATTTTAATAAATTTGAGATAATTGGATAAAAATCTTCATCTTTTAAATTTCGATCATTTAAATCAACAACTTTTGTGCTGACAACTTAAAACATTAAACTGTGTTTAATTTTCATTTTAAATCTTTAAAATTTTGTTGATTAAGTTAAATTAGACATCTGTTAAATAAATTAACATAATTTAGAAGTAAGAACAGAGTTAAAAAAACATTTTTTTGAAACACCATAGTTAAACTAAACGATGTTGTTTTGTTCGCTTTGGTTTGAAAAAGAGAAATACAAAATCTAGTATTTTTATATCATCCTATTAAAATACATTCTAGTATTTTTATAACTCGGATCTGTTTTGGGTTTATAAGTTCAGGTTTGATTAGGATCTTGGGGTTTTCCTCCGGCCTAACGAATTTTGGTAATTTGGAACTTATAGAAATATCAAAAGTAACCCCCAAATATTTTATTAAACTCAGATTTCAACCTCGTAGTTCCAGATTAACATCCATTTTGGGTAAAAACATAGATAAAAAGAGGTTTGGTCATTTCTGCAAACTCAAGGTTATTGGTCATTTCGGCAAATAGTTCAGTTTGACCTTCTCAATCACTTTCCATAGTGCAGCTTTAGCTTCTTCGAGCGTTTCAACACCATGACCTTCCTCAAATGCTAGCCTTTGTATGTTGAACTGACGAAACCAAACACACAGAGAAGAGAAAGCTGATAAGCACTACGCATGATTATGTGTATCAACTGGACCAAATTGTTATATACAATGTTTTTTTTTTCCTTACCTGAGCACCTTGACGAACCCGTACATCTATCCCTTTGCTATCTATAGAAATGAGAGCAGCGTCGTCTACCTCTGATTCAGAAGACAGTAACTCTCTAAGCGGCTTTGAGAAGATGTCATTTAGTTCCTACCAGAGGTTAAAGAGGTAAAAGTAAAGAGTCTGTTTCAATTTACTATAGGACAAGGAGTGGTTTATTTGGAGGTTTGTAAGGGGACCAAGGAAGGATTTGAAAATGAAGCACCTTGAGGTTTTGCTCACCACCATCAACAGCGATCTTGTCTGGCTGTAAGGCCTCATACTCTTTGATATCAACCCATGCGACCGTTCCAAAGCCTCCAATGAAATATACATCACTGCCAATAGTCAAATTTGAGTATGGAGTGAACAAACAATCATCATCTTACATAAGTTTTGGAAACAAAACCTTATGTTGTGCATTCTAAAATAGCGAAAGTTTCCACACTGCTCAGAAGTTCCGTGCTGGTGCTTTGCAATGTATTGCTTATGAGCCCACTCCTACCAAGCCACACAACCAGAGATATTGCAACTGGTTGAACAGATAAGATTACTGAACCCAAAGATTAGCAACTAGCTAGTTAGATAGGAACCTGTTCATCTTCGGACAATGGGTACACATCACCGAATAATGTCACTCTTGCATTAGATAAGCAACTCCATCCAGGCATCTGCCAGCCAAAACCCCGTTAAGAGAGCCAAAAAAAAAGAGAGAGAACCTTTTGATTTTTTGTAGTTTAAACCCAATAGCACAAAGTTACCTGAACAACGAGACTGCATCTAGGTTCAGCCAAGAGGTTTCGTGTGTGGATGGCCAACGGTGAAAGTAAGAATATTGGATCTGGAAACAAAAAGTACTGTATAAGCCAATGTGCATCTATAATCTCAGCCAGCAAACTCAAGACTTTGTATGTCAACCAAAGAAGAAACAGTGAACAAAGCAAGAAAGATGTGGTGACTTACGGCCCATACGATCAGGTGCAAAATCAACCAAAGAGCCAAAGGGGTACCCTTCTCTACGGTGGTGCATTTTAGACATCATTGTGCATAGATGAGCAAACCTAGCCTTGAATCATACAAAAAAATGACCAGACAGTTAAACAACTTATCAGCATCTTTCTCGTTCAAGTTTAATTACAAATCTGTTTTACCTGCTCCAGCAAGTTCCGAACAGCTAAAGCAGGACGAGGTAACGCATGAGCTGATGTAGCATTCTGAACTCCGCCAGATATAGGAGTTCTGAAAAGCCCAGCTCGGTTTCCCCCAGCACCCTGAGGAAGTGCAAGAGATGTCTCCACATCGATTACACTCTCAAGCTTTTCCTAACACACAAACATTAGAAGCCTATTAGCAAGCCTATAAGCCAAAGCAAACCATCCAAATGGAATTATCTACTTCAAGATTCATCTTTACACCAATCCAAGATTCAATTCAAAGCATTATATTCTGTCAAGAACTAGCTTAAGCCTACCAAAGACAAAGAATATTACCTGTGACAAAGAGAAGATATCCCCAGGAAAGAAGTTAAATTCACTACTCTTCCCAAGATTATCTTCACCTTCACTTGGTGTCTGGTTATGTAAGAGAGCTTGTATCCGGAGCCCGTGACTTGACCCATCCCTGGTTCTCAGCTTGGGGATTCGCTTGGCTGGCGAGTTACACAACCAACACAAAGACTGGGATGAAGCTAGCGAAGATTTGAAGACAGGCTTGGTCTCGGGCAAATTGGAGATGTATGCTGAAGTAGAGAGAGCTTCCATGGTAAGATTCTTTTGAGTATGGCAGATTCGTCAAGACGCCTTTACTGAAAGCTAAGCTTATAGGAGTTTTCCAGAGTAGGGCTTTAAAACAAGAAACAGTGGTTTCACGGAAAGCGTCTGGGATAGTGGTGTTCTGTTTTTCACCTTTCGGCTTTAATACAAAAAAAAAAAAAATAAATACTATTATTAGTTTCCTTTTCTTAGGAAAAATAGGAAAAGAAGATATTCTTTTTTCAACGCAAATCATCATCTCACGAAGAAGATCATGATTATCATTATAAGTTTATGACTACATTGCAATAAATGATTACTGATAACAACAGCAGTTATAAATAGTTTTTTTTTTTTAATATAGGGGGAATTCCAATTTTAATTGTACACATTTTAGAGAGATTAGCTAAACTATAGAATTCTTACAAATATTTACGTTTTTTTAAAAATTATGTATATTATTGTTTACATAAACTGCCTAAAATAGTATACTTATCAACTATTAACAGATGTAGAGTAAATTTTGATTACTCAATCAATACTAGTATTTAAAACAAGAATAATTTTGATTTTCCAATATTATAAGTTTTTTGTTTCTTTATCTAGCTTGAATATTATAATAACCACTACTTTAGTCTTCTCCACTCTACAAAGAAATTTCTATCATATCACGCGGCGGTTCAAAACCATTTAAAACGTTTGGAAATAAAAATCAACACGTCGATCGATGATACATGCAACTTGTATCACTATCACTAAAGCCCAGGTGCAACGCAGGACCCCCACGCCTCAAACGTTGTCGTTTTCGGCCCATCCTTCCTCTGAATCCACGCGACACCGTCTGAGCTGTAGCGTCACTGCACGCGCCAGCTTGCTTTCGCCGGCTCGAATCATTCCTGCTGCAACTCCGGTTATATCTTCCACCTTCTTTAGCCTCGGACACGTCATCGTCTTCCGCGCGTTCCTAACACCGAACCAAAACGCAGCTGCTAAAATCACCTTCGTCCCTCTTGTTTTCCCCACGGCCAGAGCGAGAGACGCCAACGAAACGACTTCGTTTTTCGAATCTCCGTTTAGTCCTAACTCATCACACCAATTTACAAAAATGCCATCCGCCACGGCATTGACTCCCTTTTCCCTCCTTCGCGGCCCTCTGTTCACGATAGTCTTCCTCGTCGTCGACGACGAAGCCGAAGACGAAGACGTTCCACAGCAGGAGCAGGTTATTCTAGCAGGCCAAGGGGAAAGAGAACCAGAGACGATATCTTCAGTGAGGGAACTGCAACCAGGGCAGATGATGCGGCGGACATGGCGGGAAAAAAGGAAGTTAGAGGCGTGGAACTTAACGTCGCAGGAGCGGCAGAGGTAAGCGGAGTCTGCGTCGCAGTGGAGGTGTGCTTCTGCACCACACAGCTCACAGAGTTTCACCATCTTCGTTTTAGTGTATTAATGTATTCTTCTATATGACGATGGGAAGAGAGATTTAAAGGAGGAGATGATGTTTTATTATGATTGAAGGAGAATAACACGGTGGAGCTTTATGGTTCATAGTTGACGATAGAATATAGTGGCTATTATTTATTTATATCTTTCTTCTAATAGAAACTTACATCAGCCAGATTTTTATTTTAATATTTTATTTGTTTAATAAATATTGCAAATTGGGAAATGAATGAGTGGTGTTTGGAGAGTTGGTTGAATGTGACGTGTCGAGAGTTTTTGTGGTCAGTGAGATCTGTGGCTATTTTTAAACCATCGCACTAGCCGCCATGTCTTTTCGTGTGACGTGGCGACTTTGTCAACACCAAAGTCTTTGCTCACTGCAATTTGCCTTTTGTTTTTGTTTGTTGCTTCCATTACATTTCTTCTGCATTGTTTCTGTCTTTTTGTAGTATTATAGGTACAATACTAGACCTTTAGATTCTTTGTTTCCGGTCACATGTTCTTTGTTTTGTTATTAAGTTTCCTAATACGGTTGGAGTAAAAGTCAGGAAATAGTGAGAGATTTAAATTAAAAATCCTTCATTTAAACTTTGATAAGGACTTAATACTCCACTAATCTTATTTTCCAAGGGTACAAACAGACAATGTATAAGGTAAGGCAAACCTGTTTGGTTATTTTGTCAAACTATTCCAACAAGTGCCTATCTTGAAATTTCATTTTTTAATGGTTCCTTGAATATATAAAGTTATTTATGTATAGCCAAGCCACATTACTCAGTTAAGAAACTTCCACAGCGAGCGTGCTTACTTATGTTCCATCCGACCAAAACGCCTCTTGCGTAATGTAACTCTTGGTTTGCGTCGCTGCACGCTGTTAGATTGTCCGGGATTCACCTGATCCTTCCAGGGCACTATCTTAAGTGGATGCGCTTCTGTGTTGAACACCCACTCGTCCAAGGGAATAACCGTTGTGGGCGAGAAAAGGAGATAGAGATACTTAAGCGTCTCAGCAAGGAAGAAACTCTGCATCTTGTTGTCCTTAACTCCTGTATTAACCTAGAAAAGGTTGAAGAAAAAGAAGAATCAACCATCAGACTATACATAATAATGCTGGTTCAATTTAGGAGCCTAAGGAGAACTAACTTACATCTTTCAAACCAACATATCCAGTTTCTATACGCGAGTTCTTCTCAAAGGCTTCAAAAATATTCCAGCCCCAATCTTGATATGTCTTGTTACCAGTTAACCTCCAGAGGTAAAACAGTGATTCAACAGTCTCTGGCCTCAAGATGTTCGAAAGCGCCCCAACACTCATGTCCTGAACCATAATAATTTTTATGAATTGTGTACCAAACAACAAAACTAAATAATGTATTTGCAAAAGACAAGCAATTGACAATTGACATACACTCCCAGAGTTGAAGACATAATTCTCTCCAGCTAGTTTTGTTGGTGTTGATTGGTAAAAGTTATAACATGTCCATGCAAGCTGCAGATAAGTGGGAAACACACAAAAATAAAGTCTAAAGCTCCAACAGCTACTGATGAAGCTATGACCAAAGGCCATTGAAGACATAGCTTTACCTCTTCAGCAACCGTGAGAAACTTCTTTGCTTGAGTAGGATCATCATACCCAGATGATCCTAAAGCCAACATTCCAGGAGCAAAGCAAGCCAATTCATCCATCTGAAAATTGATGAGAAAGAAACATGAGAACTGTCATCTATCACAACAGCACCAATGAATATATTGGTTATACCTTATGGGTCAACGAACTTCCACTCTTCTCACAGATATATGTAAAGGAGGAAGGTGTTGATTTCTTAACCAAGCTTAGCAGACCATTCATTGACTTCTCCCACATATCTCTGATGCCAAGATTCCAACACATAACAATACTAAATATCAAAACTACAATACCAGCAAAGAAAAGAACATAGATATCAAGGACAAAAATAAGCATCAGCTTTCTCCATGATGTAACTGTTCTTCTTGTCTTTGACTTATACATACATACATATATGATCAGTAGGAAAAAAAGTTAAAACTTACCTATAGTGTTTCACTGTTAAATTTTTGTTCCCAAACACCCAAACTTTGAGTAAATATTCATAAAAGCTGTAAGCAAAACATTAGCAGTCACATATCAAACCAGAGATTAACCAGAAGGTATCAGTTGAAAAAAAAACCTGTCTCCCCCGCCACCAAATGTTATGGTCGAGTATGATGGTTCAGCTGTATCGGGATTTATATCGACTGGAAGTAAACCATCAGCAGGGTAGTTCTTATTTAGTACTGTAATGACCTTTTCTACCTGAAACACAGAGTTACACAAACAGGTCAAGCATACCAATCAGTATGTAACATGTGGTAAGTTAATCATGCGACAAGTTAATAAAGAAACGCACCTTTTGCTGATATTTAGGGTCCCCAGTTCTCTGAGAAAGGGCAATAAACTCGAGCTGTTCAGTACCAGATTCTGCAAGATTACTGTCTCCCTAAGTACAAGAAACATGTTAAAACACAATCAACTAAACTTATATGCCACATGTAGTTGATAATATACAGATATGGCATTAAGTAATGTAGGACTTACCCCTGCCCATGTAGGGTTGTGAGCGTTTCCATGCCTCAAGTTGATAATATTATATGGGATCCCAGATGAAGAGTTCCATGCAGGCAATAATCTATCTGCTATATCCTTGGCCTTTTCAAGGAAAAGTTTATCCCCAGAAAGATCATACGAGCTGAGAAGCCCTCCCACCACTCTATAAGCCAACAAAGAGAAAAAAATATAAGCGCAGAATAACCTAAACAAGTTGACTCTTCTTAGTACAGGTAAGAAAACAACATGGTAAACCAAGTTATATGCAACCTTATGGTTGTCTCGAACATACTGGCGTCATAGTCCTTGTCGAAATCTAATGATGTTGCAACCCACCTGCAAATGAAAGACTATAAGCAATGCTTATTTATATCATGCCTAGAAAATGGTGAGGATGGAAGAGAATCTACTCACTCTCTAGCTTTCTGAAACTGCTCGTGTAGACCCATTATATAGAGTGTATCTAGTGCATCTATTATAGTCGCTCCCAAGCCACCAAAGCTGTCAACGCCATCTTTTGTCTGGGGCTGATAATGCAAAAAGAAAGAAAGAAACAAAATAGCTTCACACACACAAATATGTTTTGGCATTGCAGCTTAAGCATACATTTTCAGAAGAAGCTGTACCTGAAGCTCGTCTTTTCCCCAGGCATACTTTTCATATGAACTCCAAGCATGAATCATTGCTTCTTTTACTCTCTGCTTTCGCTGTGCATCAACCGGTTCTTCCTTGACGTTCTTTAGTGTCCTCACAGTTGCATCCTCCTTGACGCTTTTTACATCTCCTAACTAGCAGAAATA
The DNA window shown above is from Brassica oleracea var. oleracea cultivar TO1000 chromosome C3, BOL, whole genome shotgun sequence and carries:
- the LOC106336334 gene encoding B-box zinc finger protein 32-like, with translation MVKLCELCGAEAHLHCDADSAYLCRSCDVKFHASNFLFSRHVRRIICPGCSSLTEDIVSGSLSPWPARITCSCCGTSSSSASSSTTRKTIVNRGPRRREKGVNAVADGIFVNWCDELGLNGDSKNEVVSLASLALAVGKTRGTKVILAAAFWFGVRNARKTMTCPRLKKVEDITGVAAGMIRAGESKLARAVTLQLRRCRVDSEEGWAENDNV
- the LOC106328708 gene encoding mannosyl-oligosaccharide 1,2-alpha-mannosidase MNS2, with amino-acid sequence MARSRLVTGHGIWKYFNPAYCHGRTMRLALLFILFISVSMVVWDRQTRGRDHELEVSKLNKQVLRLQRMLGDVKSVKEDATVRTLKNVKEEPVDAQRKQRVKEAMIHAWSSYEKYAWGKDELQPQTKDGVDSFGGLGATIIDALDTLYIMGLHEQFQKAREWVATSLDFDKDYDASMFETTIRVVGGLLSSYDLSGDKLFLEKAKDIADRLLPAWNSSSGIPYNIINLRHGNAHNPTWAGGDSNLAESGTEQLEFIALSQRTGDPKYQQKVEKVITVLNKNYPADGLLPVDINPDTAEPSYSTITFGGGGDSFYEYLLKVWVFGNKNLTVKHYRDMWEKSMNGLLSLVKKSTPSSFTYICEKSGSSLTHKMDELACFAPGMLALGSSGYDDPTQAKKFLTVAEELAWTCYNFYQSTPTKLAGENYVFNSGSDMSVGALSNILRPETVESLFYLWRLTGNKTYQDWGWNIFEAFEKNSRIETGYVGLKDVNTGVKDNKMQSFFLAETLKYLYLLFSPTTVIPLDEWVFNTEAHPLKIVPWKDQVNPGQSNSVQRRKPRVTLRKRRFGRMEHK
- the LOC106336333 gene encoding uncharacterized protein LOC106336333, with product MEALSTSAYISNLPETKPVFKSSLASSQSLCWLCNSPAKRIPKLRTRDGSSHGLRIQALLHNQTPSEGEDNLGKSSEFNFFPGDIFSLSQEKLESVIDVETSLALPQGAGGNRAGLFRTPISGGVQNATSAHALPRPALAVRNLLEQARFAHLCTMMSKMHHRREGYPFGSLVDFAPDRMGHPIFLLSPLAIHTRNLLAEPRCSLVVQMPGWSCLSNARVTLFGDVYPLSEDEQEWAHKQYIAKHQHGTSEQCGNFRYFRMHNISDVYFIGGFGTVAWVDIKEYEALQPDKIAVDGGEQNLKELNDIFSKPLRELLSSESEVDDAALISIDSKGIDVRVRQGAQFNIQRLAFEEGHGVETLEEAKAALWKVIEKVKLNYLPK
- the LOC106335732 gene encoding F-box/kelch-repeat protein At1g51550 — translated: MAEIASTSSGRGHQSPPAPIMNLADDHLFTVLLLLPVDSILSFSATCKRFRNLACSDSLWESLWRREWGPSSAESVKSSGLLLPWMVLFKRVCKLDSVSCHRISDLDDDEEESSSLLPLPRASHSLNFVTDYLVLFGGGREGGRHLDDTWTAYVGETNQKTLRWKKADSVTPGGRFGHTCVVIGDSLVLFGGINDRGERLNDTWIGRVGCHGKQLLWKLLTVVGAPKPPPRGAHAASCISEKTMVVQGGIGLSGVRLGDTWILELSEDLNSGTWHEVVSNALLPPRSGHTLTYIRENQVVLFGGRGLGYDVLNDVWLLDTQEQCERWIQIFYDFQDLEESASLPRVGHSATLILGGRILIYGGEDTFRHKKDDFWALDVKTIPSKGLQVDGGAVCLNGSKAWKRLDGVSYRPKGRSFHRACADGSGRYVYVFGGMVDGLNLAVTSSLRFENELFMVELLLGL